A stretch of the Macaca mulatta isolate MMU2019108-1 chromosome 16, T2T-MMU8v2.0, whole genome shotgun sequence genome encodes the following:
- the PNPO gene encoding pyridoxine-5'-phosphate oxidase isoform X1, with protein MTCRLRGVTATFGRPAEWPGYLRHLRGRSAAMDLGPMRKSYRGDREAFEETHLTSLDPLKQFAAWFEEAVQCPDIGEANAMCLATCTRDGKPSARMLLLKGFGKDGFRFFTNFESRKGKELDSNPFASLVFYWEPLNRQYLRKKNEELEQLYEDQEVPKPKSWGGYVLYPQVMEFWQGQTNRLHDRIVFRRGLPTGDSPLGPMTHRGEEDWLYERLAP; from the exons ATGACGTGCCGGCTGCGGGGCGTCACAGCGACGTTCGGGCGACCTGCCGAGTGGCCAGGCTACCTCCGTCACCTGCGTGGTCGCAGTGCTGCCATGGACCTGGGACCCATGCGCAAGAGTTACCGCGGGGACCGAGAG GCATTTGAGGAGACTCATCTGACCTCCCTTGACCCACTGAAACAGTTTGCTGCCTGGTTTGAGGAGGCTGTTCAGTGTCCTGACATAGGGGAAGCAAATGCCATGTGTCTGGCTACCTGTACCAG AGATGGAAAACCCTCTGCTCGCATGTTGCTACTGAAGGGCTTTGGGAAAGATGGCTTCCGCTTCTTCACTAACTTCGAGAGTCGAAAAGGAAAAGAGCTG GACTCGAATCCCTTTGCTTCCCTTGTCTTCTACTGGGAGCCACTTAACCGTCAG tatctgagaaagaaaaatgaggaactGGAACAGCTCTACGAGGATCAAGAGGTGCCCAAGCCAAAATCCTG GGGTGGCTATGTCCTGTACCCTCAGGTGATGGAGTTCTGGCAAGGTCAAACCAACCGCCTGCATGACCGGATAGTCTTTCGGCGGGGCCTGCCCACAGGAGATTCCCCTTTGGGGCCCATGACCCACCGCGGGGAGGAAGACTGGCTCTATGAGAGACTTGCACCTTAA
- the PNPO gene encoding pyridoxine-5'-phosphate oxidase — translation MTCRLRGVTATFGRPAEWPGYLRHLRGRSAAMDLGPMRKSYRGDREAFEETHLTSLDPLKQFAAWFEEAVQCPDIGEANAMCLATCTRDGKPSARMLLLKGFGKDGFRFFTNFESRKGKELDSNPFASLVFYWEPLNRQVRVEGPVKKLPEEEAECYFHSRPKSSQIGAVVSHQSSVIPDREYLRKKNEELEQLYEDQEVPKPKSWGGYVLYPQVMEFWQGQTNRLHDRIVFRRGLPTGDSPLGPMTHRGEEDWLYERLAP, via the exons ATGACGTGCCGGCTGCGGGGCGTCACAGCGACGTTCGGGCGACCTGCCGAGTGGCCAGGCTACCTCCGTCACCTGCGTGGTCGCAGTGCTGCCATGGACCTGGGACCCATGCGCAAGAGTTACCGCGGGGACCGAGAG GCATTTGAGGAGACTCATCTGACCTCCCTTGACCCACTGAAACAGTTTGCTGCCTGGTTTGAGGAGGCTGTTCAGTGTCCTGACATAGGGGAAGCAAATGCCATGTGTCTGGCTACCTGTACCAG AGATGGAAAACCCTCTGCTCGCATGTTGCTACTGAAGGGCTTTGGGAAAGATGGCTTCCGCTTCTTCACTAACTTCGAGAGTCGAAAAGGAAAAGAGCTG GACTCGAATCCCTTTGCTTCCCTTGTCTTCTACTGGGAGCCACTTAACCGTCAG GTGCGTGTGGAAGGCCCTGTGAAGAAGCTGCCGGAGGAGGAGGCTGAGTGCTACTTCCACTCCCGCCCCAAGAGCAGCCAGATTGGGGCTGTGGTCAGCCACCAGAGTTCTGTGATCCCTGATCGGGAG tatctgagaaagaaaaatgaggaactGGAACAGCTCTACGAGGATCAAGAGGTGCCCAAGCCAAAATCCTG GGGTGGCTATGTCCTGTACCCTCAGGTGATGGAGTTCTGGCAAGGTCAAACCAACCGCCTGCATGACCGGATAGTCTTTCGGCGGGGCCTGCCCACAGGAGATTCCCCTTTGGGGCCCATGACCCACCGCGGGGAGGAAGACTGGCTCTATGAGAGACTTGCACCTTAA